One Nocardioides luti DNA window includes the following coding sequences:
- a CDS encoding PAS domain-containing protein — translation MDTPASDLLELARLCAQATKGPQLLAAAADTLTRIAGRSANELLGGTAEPPNPETEVALAMLDAALTRLDLEENLRDLTLRVDNAQSLANMGDYDWHIATDTNRWSDQLFRIYGHEPQAFSPTYDKFVSFLHPDDRDKITAIHQHSYATGEPYEMIERIVRPTGEVRYLSSNGQVVTDQEGTPVRMRGTCIDITDRVLAEEERERVAAQVQEHQMRRQQALEINDNVVQGLTAALYALEMDETEASASYLRRTLNSARHMITDLVSPLTGDELHAGDLVRTTASSLRTDGTPPQA, via the coding sequence ACACCCTGACCAGGATCGCGGGGCGGTCGGCCAACGAGCTCCTGGGCGGCACGGCCGAGCCGCCGAACCCGGAGACGGAGGTGGCGCTCGCGATGCTCGACGCCGCGCTGACCCGGCTGGACCTGGAGGAGAACCTCCGCGACCTCACGCTCCGCGTCGACAACGCGCAGTCCCTGGCCAACATGGGCGACTACGACTGGCACATCGCGACCGACACGAACCGGTGGTCGGACCAGCTGTTCCGGATCTACGGCCACGAGCCGCAGGCGTTCAGCCCGACCTACGACAAGTTCGTCTCGTTCCTCCACCCCGACGACCGCGACAAGATCACTGCCATCCACCAGCACAGCTACGCCACCGGTGAGCCCTACGAGATGATCGAGCGGATCGTGCGGCCCACCGGCGAGGTGCGCTACCTGTCGTCCAACGGCCAGGTGGTGACCGACCAGGAGGGCACCCCGGTCCGGATGCGCGGCACCTGCATCGACATCACCGACCGGGTGCTGGCCGAGGAGGAGCGCGAGCGGGTGGCCGCCCAGGTGCAGGAGCACCAGATGCGGCGCCAGCAGGCGCTCGAGATCAACGACAACGTCGTGCAGGGGCTGACCGCGGCGCTCTACGCGCTGGAGATGGACGAGACCGAGGCGTCGGCGTCATACCTCCGCCGCACGCTGAACTCCGCGCGCCACATGATCACGGACCTCGTCAGCCCGCTGACCGGCGACGAGCTGCACGCCGGCGACCTGGTGCGGACGACGGCGTCGAGCCTGCGGACCGACGGCACGCCACCGCAGGCCTGA